The following proteins come from a genomic window of Acidimicrobiales bacterium:
- a CDS encoding UDP-galactopyranose mutase — MARIAVIGAGWTGAVVARELTDAGHRVEVLERAAVVGGHSRVETLNGVVYEPNGAHIFHTSDPTVKDYVSRFGMGRPYEHVVVTEVYLSPDDDEPRLLSWPPQVAELRELPIWPVVERELAELPPEPIGESFEEHVISLMGPTLYGLFIRDYTVKQWDRDPRELSARFAPKRVELRDDGYRRLFRDTWEFFEAEGVNSIIEAILAPVSVTAGATISMDHADDLAAEFDMAVITAPLDDFAGCPGELEWRGIEMRSRYVPTDTPDGTVTPAYVVNRPSLRVPYTRTVETKHATGQSILGTVVSEEIPGSPARHYPVPRVDGRNTTRNGELMAEIADAFDIPVLFAGRLATYRYINQDEAITDALRCATEALDHFAP, encoded by the coding sequence ATGGCGAGAATCGCAGTGATCGGCGCCGGGTGGACCGGAGCGGTCGTGGCCCGCGAGCTGACCGACGCCGGCCACCGCGTCGAGGTCCTCGAACGCGCGGCCGTCGTGGGCGGCCACAGCCGCGTCGAGACGCTCAACGGCGTGGTCTACGAGCCCAACGGCGCCCACATCTTCCACACGTCGGATCCGACCGTGAAGGACTACGTGAGTCGCTTCGGGATGGGTCGGCCCTACGAACACGTCGTGGTCACCGAGGTGTACCTCTCCCCCGACGATGACGAGCCCCGCTTGTTGTCGTGGCCGCCCCAGGTGGCCGAACTGCGTGAGCTGCCGATCTGGCCGGTCGTGGAACGCGAACTGGCCGAGCTTCCGCCCGAACCCATCGGCGAGAGCTTCGAGGAACACGTCATCTCGCTCATGGGGCCCACCCTGTACGGCCTGTTCATCCGCGACTACACGGTCAAGCAGTGGGACCGCGACCCCCGTGAGCTGTCCGCCCGCTTCGCGCCCAAGCGGGTCGAACTGCGCGACGACGGGTACCGACGCCTGTTCCGCGATACCTGGGAGTTCTTCGAGGCGGAAGGGGTCAACTCGATCATCGAGGCGATCCTGGCTCCGGTCTCGGTGACCGCCGGTGCGACGATCTCGATGGACCACGCCGACGACCTGGCCGCGGAGTTCGACATGGCGGTCATCACGGCGCCGCTCGACGACTTCGCCGGATGTCCCGGTGAACTCGAGTGGCGCGGGATCGAGATGCGGTCCCGCTACGTGCCGACGGACACTCCCGACGGGACGGTCACCCCTGCCTACGTCGTCAACCGACCGTCGCTGCGGGTCCCGTACACACGCACGGTCGAGACCAAGCACGCGACCGGGCAGTCGATCCTCGGGACCGTCGTCAGCGAGGAGATCCCCGGCTCACCGGCTCGCCACTACCCGGTTCCCCGCGTCGACGGGCGCAACACGACCCGCAACGGGGAGTTGATGGCCGAGATCGCGGACGCGTTCGACATCCCCGTCCTGTTCGCCGGCCGACTCGCGACGTACCGCTACATCAACCAGGACGAGGCGATCACCGACGCTCTGCGCTGCGCAACCGAGGCGCTGGACCACTTCGCCCCCTGA
- a CDS encoding phosphoribosyltransferase family protein, which translates to MTRNVAAVLITSTCPLCATPGPAPCDACLAGLPSAHDPPRVPGLDSLGVRFAYEGATRRLVAALKYRNARRVVPRLAAELAGVVTRRPDVVTWVPAAPVNRRRRGYDQSEVLARRLARRLGVPARRLLARRGGAQTTATREERLTGPILAVRRAVHGSVLVVDDVATTGTSLAAAAAGLRTAGARRVDAVVVAARPERTFGISKEGACGRNIS; encoded by the coding sequence TTGACCCGTAACGTCGCCGCGGTGCTCATCACCTCCACCTGCCCGCTGTGTGCCACGCCGGGACCGGCCCCCTGCGACGCCTGCCTCGCGGGGTTGCCGTCGGCGCACGATCCGCCCCGGGTTCCGGGCCTGGACTCGCTCGGGGTCCGCTTCGCCTACGAGGGGGCCACGCGCCGCCTGGTCGCCGCACTGAAGTACCGCAACGCCCGCCGGGTGGTGCCGCGGCTGGCGGCCGAACTCGCCGGCGTCGTCACCCGCCGTCCCGATGTCGTCACCTGGGTTCCCGCTGCACCGGTGAACCGTCGACGGCGTGGCTACGACCAGAGTGAGGTCCTCGCCCGTCGCCTCGCTCGTCGTCTGGGGGTACCCGCCAGGCGTCTGCTCGCGCGGCGCGGTGGTGCTCAGACGACGGCCACGCGCGAGGAGCGTCTCACGGGGCCGATCCTGGCCGTCCGGCGAGCGGTGCACGGCTCGGTGCTCGTCGTCGACGACGTGGCCACCACCGGCACCTCGCTCGCTGCAGCCGCAGCAGGTCTCCGGACCGCAGGTGCCCGGCGTGTCGACGCGGTTGTCGTGGCCGCGCGACCAGAGCGGACCTTCGGCATTTCAAAAGAGGGTGCCTGTGGCCGTAACATCTCATGA
- the raiA gene encoding ribosome-associated translation inhibitor RaiA → MTAVLTEDDVDVSISSRHTHVSSRLDEYTRDKIGRLDRFVDGLDLAEVHFSEERNPRISDKEVCEVTLSGHGHHVRCKVAAPDAFSAVDIAVEKLERQLRKLKTKLVNRWHRGAPVQPTQPPIEVEMEPLETAEPQIVRTKSFTLDPMTPIEAVQMLELVSHDFYFFTNAQTGRGAVVYRRHDGDYGLIDHAEDEADESLDGDRVGSGVSG, encoded by the coding sequence ATGACCGCAGTCCTTACGGAGGATGACGTGGACGTTTCCATCAGCAGCCGCCACACCCATGTGAGCAGTCGTCTCGACGAGTACACCCGCGACAAGATCGGTCGCCTCGACCGGTTCGTCGACGGTCTGGACCTCGCGGAGGTGCATTTCTCCGAGGAGCGCAACCCGCGCATCTCCGACAAGGAGGTGTGCGAGGTCACCTTGTCGGGCCACGGTCACCATGTGCGGTGCAAGGTCGCCGCTCCGGATGCCTTCAGCGCCGTGGACATCGCCGTCGAGAAGCTCGAGCGCCAGCTCCGCAAGCTCAAGACGAAGCTCGTCAACCGCTGGCACCGAGGTGCCCCGGTTCAGCCGACCCAGCCGCCCATCGAGGTCGAGATGGAGCCGCTGGAGACCGCCGAGCCCCAGATCGTGCGTACCAAGTCGTTCACTCTGGACCCGATGACGCCCATCGAGGCCGTCCAGATGCTGGAGCTCGTCTCGCACGACTTCTACTTCTTCACCAATGCCCAGACCGGCCGTGGGGCTGTCGTCTATCGGCGCCACGACGGCGACTACGGCCTCATCGACCACGCCGAGGACGAAGCGGACGAGAGCCTCGACGGCGATCGGGTGGGTAGCGGCGTCTCCGGCTGA
- the secA gene encoding preprotein translocase subunit SecA codes for MSVFKKILRTGEGKKLRALEGLVPLINDLEPEVTPLTDAELRAKTDEFRNRLADGEELDDILVEAFAVVREAATRVLGQRHYDVQLMGGAALHFGWVAEMKTGEGKTLVSTLPVYLNGLSGKGVHVVTVNDYLAARDAQWMGEVHQFLGLSVGIIVPGNRDPQFKREQYTSDITYGTNNELGFDYLRDNMALARSRQVQRGHNFCIVDEIDSILIDEARTPLIISGRLADAAQTYYTFASIVRSLQRDVHYDVDEEKRIVAPVEEGIHAVERALGIENLYDSVQSNYVHQLGVALKAKELYKRDKDYIVTNGEVKIVDEFTGRVLEGRRWSDGLHQAVEAKEGVKIKDENQTLATITLQNYFRLYDKLAGMTGTAETEAAEFHGTYGLHVVPIPTNRPLARDDRDDVIYRSEDSKFDAVADDLAERYEVGQPVLVGTISVEKSEKLGRLLDQRGIPHEVLNAKQHAREADIVAQAGRLHSVTVATNMAGRGVDIILGGNPEALAGRDLTAEGLAPDSEEGQARLADLLAKYEPECEEEGKVVRELGGLYVLATERHDSRRIDNQLRGRSGRQGDPGASRFYISLEDELMRIFATGAMNWVMGKSLPDDTPIESKMVTKAVERAQNTVEQKNAESRKRVLEYDEVMNEQRKVIYKRRDQILDGANLRDEALEYLADAIDSTIRASCISENAEDWDLDTLLAEVANLWPSELDVDDLVAADSTDEIYDVLMGEATAVYEAREGDIGEEAMRAIERQVMLRIIDQRWREHLYEMDYLKDGIHLRAMGQKDPLTEWQREGFEMFGAMMDNIARDFVTYVMRVQVKIEEKATAESDSGDADGTGDATGVTESGPVEPSRAPSTAARATEQAAAQVAEETGPKLIEENQQASHTPVVKSDWDKTPRNAPCPCGSGKKFKHCHGGG; via the coding sequence ATGTCAGTCTTCAAGAAGATTCTCCGCACGGGCGAAGGTAAGAAGCTCAGGGCCCTCGAGGGCCTCGTGCCGCTCATCAACGACCTCGAGCCCGAAGTCACACCCCTCACCGACGCCGAACTGCGCGCCAAGACCGACGAGTTCCGCAACAGGCTCGCCGACGGCGAGGAGCTCGACGACATTCTCGTCGAGGCCTTCGCCGTCGTGCGCGAGGCCGCGACGCGTGTCCTCGGTCAGCGCCACTACGACGTCCAGCTGATGGGCGGTGCGGCCCTGCACTTCGGGTGGGTCGCCGAGATGAAGACGGGTGAGGGCAAGACCCTCGTGTCCACGCTGCCCGTGTATCTCAACGGTCTGTCCGGCAAGGGCGTCCACGTCGTCACGGTCAACGACTACCTGGCCGCGCGTGACGCCCAGTGGATGGGCGAGGTCCACCAGTTCCTCGGGCTGAGCGTCGGGATCATCGTGCCCGGCAACCGTGACCCCCAGTTCAAGCGGGAGCAGTACACCTCCGACATCACCTACGGCACCAACAACGAACTCGGCTTCGACTATCTGCGCGACAACATGGCGCTCGCCCGTTCCCGACAGGTGCAGCGAGGCCACAACTTCTGCATCGTCGACGAGATCGACTCGATCCTCATCGACGAGGCCCGGACCCCCCTGATCATCTCGGGGCGCCTGGCTGACGCCGCGCAGACCTACTACACGTTCGCCTCCATCGTGCGTAGCCTCCAGCGTGACGTCCACTACGACGTCGACGAGGAGAAGCGCATCGTCGCGCCGGTGGAGGAGGGCATCCACGCCGTCGAGCGGGCGCTCGGCATCGAGAACCTCTACGACTCGGTCCAGTCCAACTACGTGCACCAACTCGGGGTCGCCCTCAAGGCCAAGGAGTTGTACAAGCGCGACAAGGACTACATCGTCACCAACGGCGAGGTGAAGATCGTCGACGAGTTCACGGGTCGCGTGCTCGAGGGTCGACGCTGGTCCGACGGGCTGCACCAGGCGGTGGAGGCCAAAGAGGGCGTCAAGATCAAAGACGAGAACCAGACGCTCGCCACGATCACCCTGCAGAACTACTTCCGTCTCTACGACAAGCTCGCCGGCATGACCGGTACGGCCGAGACCGAAGCGGCCGAGTTCCACGGCACCTACGGCCTGCACGTCGTGCCCATCCCGACCAACAGGCCGCTGGCGCGAGATGACCGCGACGACGTCATCTACCGCAGCGAGGACTCCAAGTTCGACGCGGTCGCCGACGACCTCGCCGAGCGCTACGAGGTCGGCCAGCCCGTGCTGGTCGGAACGATCTCGGTGGAGAAGAGCGAGAAGCTCGGCCGCCTGCTCGACCAGCGCGGCATCCCCCATGAGGTCCTCAACGCGAAACAGCACGCCCGTGAGGCCGACATCGTCGCGCAGGCAGGTCGGCTCCACTCGGTGACGGTCGCCACGAACATGGCCGGACGCGGCGTCGACATCATCCTCGGCGGCAACCCCGAGGCGCTCGCCGGTCGCGATCTCACCGCCGAGGGCCTGGCCCCGGACAGCGAGGAGGGCCAGGCCCGACTCGCGGACCTGCTCGCGAAGTACGAGCCCGAATGCGAAGAGGAGGGCAAGGTCGTCCGCGAGCTCGGCGGCCTCTACGTGCTCGCCACCGAGCGGCACGACAGCCGCCGGATCGACAACCAGCTGCGTGGCCGGTCCGGCCGCCAGGGCGATCCGGGAGCGAGCCGCTTCTACATCTCGCTCGAGGACGAGCTGATGCGGATCTTCGCGACCGGTGCCATGAACTGGGTGATGGGTAAGTCCCTGCCCGACGACACGCCGATCGAGTCGAAGATGGTCACCAAGGCCGTGGAGCGGGCCCAGAACACCGTCGAGCAGAAGAACGCGGAGAGTCGCAAGCGCGTCCTCGAGTACGACGAGGTGATGAACGAGCAGCGCAAGGTCATCTACAAGCGCCGCGACCAGATCCTCGACGGCGCCAACCTGCGCGACGAGGCGCTCGAGTACCTCGCCGACGCCATCGATTCCACCATCCGGGCCTCGTGCATCTCCGAGAACGCCGAGGACTGGGATCTGGACACGCTCCTCGCTGAGGTCGCCAACCTCTGGCCGAGCGAACTCGACGTGGACGATCTCGTCGCAGCCGACTCCACGGACGAGATCTACGACGTCCTGATGGGTGAGGCGACGGCTGTCTACGAAGCACGCGAGGGCGACATCGGCGAAGAGGCCATGCGGGCCATCGAGCGTCAGGTGATGTTGCGCATCATCGACCAGCGTTGGCGCGAGCACCTCTACGAGATGGATTACCTCAAGGACGGCATCCATCTGCGGGCGATGGGCCAGAAGGATCCACTCACGGAGTGGCAGCGCGAAGGCTTCGAGATGTTCGGAGCGATGATGGACAACATCGCGCGGGACTTCGTCACCTACGTGATGCGCGTCCAGGTCAAGATCGAAGAGAAGGCCACCGCCGAGTCCGACAGCGGCGACGCCGACGGCACAGGCGACGCCACGGGCGTCACCGAGTCGGGTCCGGTGGAGCCCAGCCGGGCCCCCAGCACGGCCGCCAGGGCGACCGAACAGGCGGCCGCCCAGGTGGCCGAGGAGACCGGTCCCAAGCTCATCGAGGAGAACCAGCAGGCGTCGCACACGCCGGTGGTCAAGTCCGACTGGGACAAGACGCCGCGCAACGCGCCGTGTCCGTGCGGCTCGGGCAAGAAGTTCAAGCACTGCCACGGTGGCGGCTGA
- the prfB gene encoding peptide chain release factor 2 has protein sequence MTLAEHSATVTDLRRRLSDANRYLRIDELRERQPELAEEAARPDLWDDADEARRVTTELSVITEDVELHDDLEARIDDVAMLLELGLEEGDESVEAEISQAVRALSEVLDALELRALFSGEHDEHDAVCHIQSGEGGTDAQDWAEMLLRMYLRWAERRGFTVELDAVQAGTEAGISSAEFIVRGRHAYGLLQSEHGVHRLVRMSPFNKDAKRQTAFASMQVVPFFEDLSNEIDIDETELRIDTYRSSGAGGQHVNVTDSAVRITHLPTGIVVSCQNERSQHQNKDRAMQMLASKLLDLERKKRDDEIAEIAGESKRVGFGSQIRSYVLQPYQMVKDLRTEYETGNVDAVLDGDIEDFLEAWLRWRG, from the coding sequence GTGACGCTCGCTGAGCACAGCGCCACCGTCACCGACCTGCGGCGACGCCTCAGCGACGCCAACCGGTACCTGCGGATCGACGAGTTGCGCGAACGCCAGCCCGAGTTGGCCGAGGAGGCCGCCCGCCCCGATCTCTGGGACGACGCGGACGAGGCCCGACGGGTCACCACCGAGCTGTCGGTGATCACCGAGGACGTCGAACTCCACGACGACCTGGAAGCACGCATCGACGACGTCGCCATGCTGCTCGAGCTCGGGCTCGAGGAGGGCGACGAATCGGTCGAGGCTGAGATCTCCCAGGCGGTCCGCGCGCTGTCGGAGGTCCTCGACGCCCTCGAGCTGCGGGCGCTGTTCTCCGGCGAGCACGACGAGCACGACGCCGTGTGCCACATCCAGTCCGGTGAGGGCGGCACCGACGCCCAGGACTGGGCCGAGATGCTGTTGCGCATGTACCTGCGTTGGGCCGAACGCCGGGGCTTCACCGTGGAACTCGACGCCGTTCAGGCCGGTACCGAGGCGGGTATCTCCTCCGCGGAGTTCATCGTCAGGGGCCGCCACGCCTACGGCCTCCTGCAGTCCGAGCACGGGGTCCACCGGCTCGTGCGCATGTCGCCGTTCAACAAGGACGCCAAACGCCAGACAGCGTTCGCGTCGATGCAGGTCGTGCCGTTCTTCGAGGACCTTTCCAACGAGATCGACATCGACGAGACCGAGCTTCGGATCGACACCTACAGGTCATCGGGCGCCGGGGGCCAGCACGTCAACGTGACGGACTCGGCGGTGCGCATCACCCATCTCCCGACGGGGATCGTCGTGTCGTGCCAGAACGAGCGCAGCCAGCATCAGAACAAGGACCGGGCGATGCAGATGCTGGCATCCAAGCTCCTCGACCTGGAGCGCAAGAAGCGTGACGACGAGATCGCCGAGATCGCCGGCGAGTCCAAGCGCGTCGGATTCGGAAGCCAGATCCGGTCCTATGTCCTGCAGCCGTACCAGATGGTCAAGGACCTGCGGACCGAGTACGAGACCGGCAACGTCGACGCCGTTCTCGACGGTGACATCGAGGACTTCCTGGAAGCCTGGTTGCGCTGGCGGGGCTGA
- the ftsE gene encoding cell division ATP-binding protein FtsE has protein sequence MIKLDNVTKVYKGEVLALHQISCEIGKGEFVFLVGPSGSGKSTFIRLLNKEETPDAGAIFVAGKDIGALSRMKVPYLRRNIGCIFQDFKLLPNKTVAQNVAFALEVIGRPKHVIRSQVPAILELVGLTKKTNNYPDELSGGEQQRVSIARAFVNRPLILLADEPTGNLDPATSVGIMRLLDRINKTGTTVVMATHDRGIVDTMRRRVIELDRGALVRDQARGVYE, from the coding sequence ATGATCAAGCTCGACAACGTCACGAAGGTGTACAAGGGCGAGGTCCTCGCCCTCCACCAGATCAGTTGTGAGATCGGCAAGGGCGAGTTCGTGTTCCTCGTCGGTCCCTCGGGTTCGGGGAAGTCGACGTTCATCCGCCTCCTGAACAAGGAGGAGACGCCCGACGCGGGTGCGATCTTCGTCGCCGGCAAGGACATCGGTGCGCTGTCGCGGATGAAGGTGCCCTATCTGCGCCGCAACATCGGGTGCATCTTCCAGGACTTCAAGTTGCTCCCCAACAAGACGGTCGCGCAGAACGTCGCCTTCGCGCTCGAGGTCATCGGTCGGCCCAAGCACGTGATCCGCAGTCAGGTGCCGGCGATCCTCGAGCTGGTCGGCCTGACGAAGAAGACGAACAACTACCCCGACGAGCTCTCCGGCGGTGAACAGCAGCGGGTCTCGATCGCCCGTGCCTTCGTGAACCGGCCCCTGATCCTGCTCGCGGACGAGCCGACGGGGAACCTCGACCCGGCGACGTCGGTGGGGATCATGCGCCTGCTGGACCGCATCAACAAGACGGGGACCACCGTCGTGATGGCGACCCACGACCGTGGCATCGTCGACACCATGCGGCGCAGGGTCATCGAGTTGGACCGCGGTGCGCTCGTGCGCGATCAGGCACGCGGGGTCTACGAGTAG
- a CDS encoding permease-like cell division protein FtsX: MRLTYVFRETGGNLRRNFTLFLATVVAVWISLALFGSSLLVRDGVDQATGRWRDGVEFIVFMNVEADPTQHEAMVQSLDENPEVQSWFFVDQDATFIEFQDEFADSPELLESIQPGDLPPSYRVRPTSTDADVVESLVSQFDLKPGVREVVASTEIIRSLEDTSRDFSLLMLVASIIVLVASVLLIFNTIRTAIFARRRDIEVMKLVGASNWYIRVPFMVEGTVQGLVGAAAAIPVLFVVNNLFEGFVRNDELALLRDFALESSVVWEKAYIVLLLGGLIGAVGSAFAVGRFLDV; encoded by the coding sequence ATGCGACTCACCTACGTCTTCCGTGAGACCGGCGGGAACCTCCGCCGGAACTTCACCCTCTTCCTCGCCACCGTCGTCGCGGTGTGGATCTCCCTCGCCTTGTTCGGTTCGTCGCTGCTGGTGCGCGACGGGGTGGACCAGGCGACGGGTCGTTGGCGTGACGGCGTCGAGTTCATCGTCTTCATGAACGTCGAGGCCGATCCCACCCAGCACGAGGCGATGGTCCAGTCCCTCGACGAGAACCCCGAGGTGCAGAGCTGGTTCTTCGTCGATCAGGACGCGACGTTCATCGAGTTCCAGGACGAGTTCGCCGACAGTCCCGAACTGCTCGAATCGATACAGCCGGGTGACCTGCCGCCCTCGTACCGCGTGCGGCCGACGTCGACCGACGCCGACGTGGTCGAATCGCTCGTCTCCCAGTTCGACCTCAAGCCGGGCGTGCGGGAAGTGGTGGCGTCCACGGAGATCATCAGGTCCCTCGAGGACACGTCACGGGACTTCTCCCTGTTGATGCTCGTGGCGTCGATCATCGTGCTCGTCGCGTCGGTGCTGTTGATCTTCAACACGATCCGGACGGCCATCTTCGCCCGCCGCCGTGACATCGAGGTCATGAAGCTCGTCGGCGCGTCCAACTGGTACATCCGCGTCCCGTTCATGGTGGAGGGGACCGTCCAGGGGCTCGTGGGCGCGGCCGCGGCCATCCCGGTCCTGTTCGTCGTCAACAATCTCTTCGAGGGTTTCGTCCGCAACGACGAACTGGCGCTGCTGCGGGACTTCGCGCTCGAGAGTTCCGTCGTCTGGGAGAAGGCGTACATCGTCTTGTTGCTCGGAGGTCTGATCGGCGCGGTCGGGTCTGCGTTCGCCGTCGGCCGCTTCCTGGACGTCTGA
- a CDS encoding S-(hydroxymethyl)mycothiol dehydrogenase yields the protein MPHEVRGVIARAKGAPVGIETIVVPDPGPGEVVVDIQACGVCHTDLHYREGGINDEFPFLLGHEAAGLVAEVGEGVSEVAVGDFVILNWRAVCGECRSCRRGRPWLCFATHNAAQAMTLTDGTPLSPALGIGAFAEKTLVAAGQATKVDPAAKPEAAGLLGCGVMAGLGAAMNTGEVGRGDSVAVFGCGGVGDAAIEGARLAGASTIIAVDIDDGKLEWARNFGATHTVNSSATDPVEAIRALTGGNGVDVAIEAIGLPETYKQAFEARDLAGTVVLVGVPRPDMTLELPFLDVFGRGGALKSSWYGDCLPARDFPMLIDLYLQGRLNLDGFVSETISLEDVEEAFHKMERGEVLRSVVVL from the coding sequence ATGCCACACGAGGTACGCGGGGTGATCGCGAGGGCCAAGGGCGCCCCGGTCGGGATCGAGACGATCGTCGTGCCCGACCCCGGCCCGGGCGAAGTGGTCGTCGATATCCAGGCATGCGGTGTCTGCCACACGGACCTCCACTACCGCGAGGGCGGCATCAACGACGAGTTCCCGTTCCTGTTGGGGCACGAGGCCGCCGGGCTCGTCGCCGAGGTCGGTGAGGGCGTGAGCGAGGTCGCCGTCGGGGACTTCGTGATCCTCAACTGGCGGGCGGTGTGCGGTGAGTGCCGGTCGTGTCGCCGTGGCCGCCCGTGGCTGTGCTTCGCCACTCACAACGCCGCTCAGGCGATGACCCTGACCGACGGCACGCCGTTGTCCCCGGCGCTGGGGATCGGGGCCTTCGCAGAGAAGACCCTCGTCGCCGCGGGCCAGGCCACCAAGGTGGACCCCGCAGCGAAGCCCGAGGCCGCCGGACTGCTGGGCTGTGGAGTGATGGCCGGGCTCGGCGCGGCGATGAACACCGGCGAAGTCGGCCGGGGTGATTCCGTCGCCGTCTTCGGCTGCGGAGGAGTGGGCGACGCAGCGATCGAAGGTGCGCGCCTCGCGGGTGCGTCGACCATCATCGCCGTCGACATCGACGACGGAAAGCTCGAGTGGGCGAGGAACTTCGGCGCGACCCACACCGTCAACTCCTCGGCGACCGACCCGGTCGAGGCGATCCGGGCTCTCACCGGGGGCAACGGTGTGGACGTCGCGATCGAGGCCATCGGACTCCCGGAGACCTACAAGCAGGCCTTCGAGGCCCGTGATCTGGCCGGCACCGTCGTGCTGGTGGGTGTACCCCGACCGGACATGACGCTCGAGTTGCCGTTCCTCGACGTGTTCGGCCGGGGAGGCGCACTCAAGTCGTCGTGGTACGGCGACTGTCTGCCGGCCCGTGACTTCCCCATGCTCATCGACCTCTACCTGCAGGGGCGGTTGAACCTCGACGGGTTCGTGTCCGAGACCATCTCCCTCGAGGACGTCGAGGAGGCCTTCCACAAGATGGAACGGGGCGAGGTCCTGCGGTCGGTCGTGGTCCTGTGA
- a CDS encoding MBL fold metallo-hydrolase yields the protein MIGHVVTSGVFSLDGQDFDVTNNIWVVGDDRDVIVVDAAHDHRPILEAIGGRNLVAIVCTHAHNDHINAAAELAEAADAPIWLHPDDTMLWEAVYPDRRVDASLADGQTLTVGTANLRVIHTPGHSPGGVCLHMPSESVVFSGDTLFNGGPGATGRSFSDRGQIIESIEARLLTLPPDTLVHTGHGDSTRIGDEAAHLDEWKAEG from the coding sequence GTGATCGGCCACGTCGTCACATCCGGGGTCTTCTCACTGGACGGGCAGGACTTCGACGTCACCAACAACATCTGGGTCGTCGGCGACGACCGCGATGTCATCGTCGTCGATGCCGCCCACGACCACCGTCCGATTCTCGAAGCGATCGGGGGGCGCAACCTCGTCGCGATCGTCTGCACCCATGCCCACAACGACCACATCAACGCGGCCGCAGAGCTCGCCGAGGCCGCGGACGCGCCCATCTGGTTGCATCCGGACGACACGATGCTGTGGGAGGCCGTGTATCCCGACCGCAGGGTGGACGCGTCGCTCGCCGACGGGCAGACACTCACTGTGGGCACTGCGAACCTGCGGGTGATCCACACGCCCGGCCACTCACCGGGCGGTGTGTGTCTCCACATGCCCTCCGAGAGCGTCGTCTTCTCCGGGGACACGCTCTTCAACGGGGGTCCGGGAGCCACCGGGCGCTCGTTCTCCGACCGTGGTCAGATCATCGAGTCGATCGAGGCGAGACTGCTGACGCTTCCCCCGGACACCCTCGTGCACACCGGGCACGGCGACTCGACGAGGATCGGCGACGAGGCCGCCCACCTCGACGAATGGAAAGCCGAGGGCTGA
- a CDS encoding Rieske 2Fe-2S domain-containing protein, translating into MDTPDTPPTRELAVADATRLEPGQIVEASADGLDLVVWRSASGRPCVMEARCPHQWSHLGGEGVVDGEELVCLTHLWRFGPDGDGWKVAMNGRRDRKGDVDVFPCREVDGEIVVDLPLSGGA; encoded by the coding sequence GTGGACACCCCCGACACCCCTCCCACACGCGAGCTCGCCGTCGCCGACGCCACCCGCCTCGAGCCGGGTCAGATAGTCGAAGCCTCCGCGGACGGCCTCGACCTCGTCGTGTGGAGAAGCGCGTCGGGGCGACCCTGCGTGATGGAGGCCCGCTGCCCGCACCAGTGGAGTCACCTCGGTGGCGAAGGTGTCGTCGACGGCGAGGAACTGGTCTGTCTCACCCACCTGTGGCGCTTCGGACCCGACGGGGACGGGTGGAAGGTCGCGATGAACGGAAGGCGGGACCGCAAGGGCGACGTCGACGTGTTCCCATGCAGAGAAGTCGACGGCGAGATCGTCGTCGACCTCCCGCTGTCGGGTGGGGCCTGA